In one Pseudomonas sp. Bout1 genomic region, the following are encoded:
- the rnk gene encoding nucleoside diphosphate kinase regulator, producing the protein MTAPSIILTRLDVQRLEQLIDRVGESSPGVEALQHELDRAEEVVGHDEVPATVVTMNSSVHCREQGSGKDYHLTLVYPKDANADEGKISILAPVGSALLGLQVGQHIDWPAPGGKTLKLELLGVKDQPKDGGAFPL; encoded by the coding sequence ATGACCGCACCTTCCATCATCCTCACCCGTCTTGACGTGCAGCGTCTTGAGCAACTGATCGACCGTGTAGGCGAGTCGTCGCCGGGCGTTGAGGCCCTGCAACACGAACTCGACCGCGCCGAAGAAGTGGTTGGCCACGATGAAGTGCCTGCAACGGTCGTGACCATGAACTCCAGCGTGCATTGCCGTGAACAAGGCAGTGGCAAGGACTATCACCTGACCCTGGTCTACCCCAAGGATGCGAACGCCGACGAGGGCAAAATCTCGATCCTGGCGCCGGTGGGCAGTGCGTTGCTGGGCCTGCAAGTCGGCCAGCACATCGATTGGCCAGCACCGGGTGGCAAGACCCTCAAGCTTGAACTGCTGGGCGTCAAAGACCAGCCGAAAGACGGTGGCGCCTTTCCCCTCTAA
- the cyaY gene encoding iron donor protein CyaY, with protein sequence MSLTEARFHDLVDATQQALEDIFDDSGLDVDLENSAGVLTVKFENGTQLIFSRQEPLRQLWLAARSGGFHFDYDEEENRWTHDTTDELLSEMLARLTQEQAGVELDFDEI encoded by the coding sequence ATGAGTTTGACCGAAGCCCGTTTTCACGACCTGGTGGATGCGACCCAGCAAGCGCTGGAGGATATTTTCGACGACAGCGGTCTGGATGTGGACCTGGAGAACTCGGCCGGTGTGCTGACCGTCAAGTTCGAAAATGGCACCCAACTGATTTTCAGCCGCCAGGAACCTCTGCGTCAGCTCTGGCTGGCGGCGCGCTCCGGTGGTTTTCACTTTGACTACGATGAAGAAGAAAATCGCTGGACCCACGACACTACCGATGAGCTGTTGAGCGAAATGCTTGCACGCCTCACCCAGGAACAAGCCGGCGTCGAGCTGGACTTCGACGAGATCTGA
- a CDS encoding DUF1289 domain-containing protein, giving the protein MTQPAPARPPKPLFSNVSPAVPSPCISLCRLDEHKVCLGCFRHVEDIREWRSADDARRRVIVDQAEQRKADA; this is encoded by the coding sequence GTGACGCAGCCCGCACCCGCACGCCCGCCCAAGCCGCTGTTCAGCAATGTCAGCCCGGCGGTGCCGTCACCTTGTATCAGCTTATGTCGGCTGGATGAGCACAAAGTCTGCCTCGGTTGCTTCCGGCACGTGGAAGACATCCGCGAATGGCGCTCTGCCGATGATGCGCGCCGGCGCGTGATTGTCGACCAGGCCGAGCAGCGCAAAGCCGACGCCTGA
- the lysA gene encoding diaminopimelate decarboxylase, translating to MDAFNYRDGELFAEGVALSAIAERFGTPTYVYSRAHIEAQYRSFADALEGTPSLVCFAVKANSNLGVLNVLARLGAGFDIVSRGELERVLAAGGTADKIVFSGVGKSREDMRRALEVGVHCFNVESTDELERLQVVAAEMGVRAPISLRVNPDVDAGTHPYISTGLKENKFGIAIADAEDVYIRAAQLPNLEVLGVDCHIGSQLTSLPPFLDALDRLLALIDRLGECGIYLHHIDLGGGVGVRYRDEEPPLVSDYIKAVRERTEGRDLTLMFEPGRYIVANAGVLLTQVEYLKHTEHKDFAIVDAAMNDLIRPALYQAWMDVTAVKPRAGEGRSYDVVGPICETGDFLAKERQLALEEGDLLAVHSAGAYGFVMSSNYNTRGRTAEVLVDGDQAFEVRRRETVAELFAGESLLPE from the coding sequence ATGGACGCTTTTAACTACCGTGACGGCGAGCTGTTCGCGGAAGGTGTCGCGCTGTCCGCCATTGCCGAGCGCTTTGGCACCCCGACCTACGTGTACTCCCGTGCTCACATCGAAGCCCAATACCGCTCCTTCGCCGACGCGCTGGAAGGCACGCCAAGCCTGGTGTGCTTCGCCGTAAAAGCCAACTCCAACCTGGGCGTACTGAATGTCCTGGCGCGCCTTGGCGCCGGTTTCGACATTGTGTCCCGTGGCGAGCTTGAGCGTGTGCTGGCCGCCGGCGGCACGGCTGACAAAATTGTGTTCTCCGGTGTCGGCAAGAGCCGCGAAGACATGCGCCGCGCCCTGGAAGTGGGCGTGCATTGCTTCAACGTCGAGTCCACCGACGAGCTGGAGCGCCTGCAAGTGGTGGCCGCCGAGATGGGCGTTCGTGCGCCGATCTCCCTGCGGGTCAACCCGGACGTCGACGCCGGCACTCATCCGTACATTTCCACCGGTCTCAAAGAGAACAAGTTCGGCATCGCCATCGCCGACGCCGAAGACGTGTACATCCGCGCCGCCCAGTTGCCGAACCTGGAAGTATTGGGCGTCGACTGCCATATCGGCTCGCAACTGACCAGCCTGCCACCGTTCCTGGATGCACTCGACCGCCTGCTGGCGCTGATCGACCGCCTCGGCGAGTGCGGCATCTACCTGCACCACATCGACCTCGGTGGCGGCGTGGGCGTGCGTTATCGCGATGAAGAGCCGCCGCTGGTCAGCGACTACATCAAGGCTGTGCGTGAGCGCACCGAAGGCCGCGACCTGACGCTGATGTTCGAGCCGGGCCGCTATATCGTCGCCAACGCCGGCGTGCTGCTGACCCAGGTCGAGTACCTCAAGCACACCGAGCACAAGGATTTCGCCATCGTCGACGCGGCGATGAACGACCTGATCCGCCCTGCGCTGTACCAGGCCTGGATGGACGTGACGGCCGTCAAGCCTCGCGCGGGAGAAGGCCGCAGCTACGACGTGGTCGGCCCGATCTGTGAGACCGGCGACTTCCTGGCCAAGGAACGTCAGCTGGCCCTGGAAGAAGGCGACCTGCTGGCCGTGCATTCGGCCGGCGCCTATGGGTTTGTCATGAGCTCCAACTACAACACCCGCGGGCGTACCGCCGAGGTGCTGGTGGACGGTGATCAAGCGTTTGAAGTGCGTCGCCGCGAGACGGTAGCCGAGTTGTTTGCTGGCGAAAGCCTGCTGCCGGAGTAA
- a CDS encoding TIGR02647 family protein: MSYTPELVAELEILALFNLGSSQEGLKVHQTAAPTAIAAVRRLFDKDLIDQPDGGYLTSLGRDAAEHAQSLLTILTTSKEAA; the protein is encoded by the coding sequence ATGTCGTATACCCCTGAGTTGGTTGCCGAACTGGAAATCCTTGCACTCTTCAACCTGGGCAGCTCCCAGGAAGGTCTGAAAGTTCATCAGACTGCCGCTCCCACTGCCATTGCCGCTGTCCGGCGCCTGTTTGATAAAGACCTGATCGACCAGCCAGACGGTGGTTACCTCACCAGCCTTGGCCGGGATGCTGCTGAACACGCACAAAGCCTGCTGACTATTCTGACAACCAGCAAAGAAGCCGCCTGA
- a CDS encoding secondary thiamine-phosphate synthase enzyme YjbQ: MWQQTLITLRAKPRGFHLVTDELLAGLPELKACRVGLLHLWLQHTSASLTVNENADPAVRRDFERFFNALVPQGTAGYEHNDEGPDDLPAHFKASLLGCQLSLPVRAGRLAMGTWQGVYLGEHRDHGGARKVLATLHGDGA, encoded by the coding sequence ATGTGGCAACAGACCCTGATAACCCTGCGGGCCAAGCCCCGGGGCTTTCATCTGGTGACGGACGAGTTGCTCGCCGGCCTGCCTGAATTGAAGGCCTGTCGGGTGGGACTGTTGCATTTGTGGCTGCAGCACACCTCGGCCTCGTTGACGGTCAACGAGAATGCCGACCCGGCGGTTCGCCGTGACTTCGAGCGTTTCTTCAATGCGCTGGTGCCGCAAGGTACGGCGGGATATGAACACAACGACGAAGGTCCGGATGATCTGCCGGCGCACTTCAAGGCCAGTCTCCTGGGCTGCCAGCTGAGTTTGCCGGTAAGGGCCGGCCGCTTGGCGATGGGGACCTGGCAAGGTGTTTATCTGGGCGAGCACCGTGATCATGGCGGTGCTCGTAAAGTCCTCGCCACCTTGCACGGTGATGGGGCATAA
- a CDS encoding glutathione S-transferase — protein sequence MLKLYGFSVSNYYNMVKLALLEKGLPFEEVPFYAGQTPEALAVSPRGKVPVLGVEQGFINETSVILEYIEQTQGGRSLLPSDAFQRAQVLALCREIELYIELPARACFAEAFFGMPVPEAIKEKSRAELLLGIGSLGRHGKFAPYVAGDSFTIADLYFVYSVDLACAVAGKLFGLDLLAEMPKAKDLLARLQALPNAQRVAADKEAAMPAFMAMVAAKK from the coding sequence ATGCTCAAGCTTTATGGATTTTCGGTCAGCAACTACTACAACATGGTCAAACTGGCGCTGCTGGAGAAAGGGCTGCCCTTCGAAGAGGTGCCTTTCTATGCGGGCCAGACCCCTGAGGCGCTGGCAGTAAGTCCGCGAGGCAAGGTGCCGGTGCTGGGCGTCGAGCAAGGCTTCATCAACGAAACCAGCGTGATCCTCGAATACATCGAACAGACCCAGGGCGGGCGGTCGCTGTTGCCAAGCGATGCGTTTCAGCGGGCCCAGGTGCTGGCGTTGTGCAGGGAAATCGAGCTGTATATCGAACTGCCGGCCCGCGCGTGTTTTGCCGAGGCGTTTTTTGGCATGCCGGTGCCGGAGGCGATCAAGGAGAAGTCCAGGGCTGAGTTGTTGCTGGGGATTGGCTCGTTGGGGCGGCACGGGAAGTTCGCGCCGTATGTGGCGGGGGACAGCTTCACGATTGCGGATTTGTATTTTGTGTACAGCGTGGACCTGGCGTGTGCAGTGGCCGGGAAGCTGTTCGGGCTGGATCTGTTGGCTGAGATGCCGAAGGCCAAGGATTTGCTGGCGCGCTTGCAGGCGCTGCCGAATGCCCAGCGGGTAGCGGCGGACAAGGAGGCGGCGATGCCGGCGTTTATGGCGATGGTTGCGGCGAAGAAGTAG
- a CDS encoding HAD-IA family hydrolase: MSIKLITFDLDDTLWDNVPVIVSAEASMREWLATHATKVGDLPLEKFASLRQQVLQRHPELKYRISVLRHKVLQYAFEEAGYPLPEAAQMADVCFEAFIHARHQLTVFPEAEPMLQALRQHYLLGVITNGNADVQRVGLADYFHFALRAEDIGIAKPDARLFQEALQRGGVEPGAAVHVGDHPGDDIAGAQQAGLRAVWFNPAGKVWEAEKLPDAEIRSLTEFPAILTRWK, translated from the coding sequence ATGAGCATCAAGCTGATCACCTTCGACCTGGACGATACGCTCTGGGATAACGTGCCGGTCATCGTCAGCGCCGAGGCGTCGATGCGCGAGTGGCTGGCCACCCATGCCACCAAGGTCGGTGACTTGCCTCTGGAGAAGTTCGCCAGCCTTCGCCAGCAGGTGCTGCAACGCCACCCGGAGCTCAAATATCGCATCAGCGTGTTGCGTCACAAGGTGCTGCAGTACGCCTTCGAAGAGGCTGGGTACCCACTGCCAGAAGCGGCGCAGATGGCGGACGTGTGCTTTGAAGCATTTATCCATGCTCGCCACCAGCTCACGGTATTTCCCGAGGCCGAGCCGATGCTCCAGGCGCTGCGCCAGCACTATTTGCTGGGGGTAATCACCAACGGTAATGCCGACGTACAGCGTGTGGGCCTGGCGGATTACTTTCACTTTGCATTGCGGGCCGAAGACATTGGTATCGCCAAGCCGGATGCGCGGTTGTTCCAAGAGGCCTTGCAGCGCGGTGGCGTTGAGCCGGGCGCAGCGGTGCACGTCGGGGACCATCCCGGGGACGACATCGCCGGGGCGCAACAGGCGGGACTGCGCGCGGTGTGGTTCAACCCGGCGGGCAAGGTGTGGGAAGCCGAGAAATTGCCGGATGCCGAGATTCGCAGCCTGACCGAGTTTCCAGCAATCCTGACCCGCTGGAAGTGA
- the sutA gene encoding transcriptional regulator SutA — MSDDDLENDDLEVGDDDETEEGLEAAAEDVADDDGGEDAPAPAAKGKAKAAVSVDELPSVEAKNKERDALARAMEEFLAKGGKVQEVEANVVADPPKKPDNKYGSRPI, encoded by the coding sequence ATGAGCGACGATGATCTGGAAAACGACGACCTCGAAGTAGGCGACGACGACGAAACCGAGGAAGGTCTTGAGGCGGCTGCCGAAGACGTGGCTGACGACGACGGTGGCGAAGATGCACCGGCCCCGGCAGCCAAGGGCAAGGCCAAGGCTGCGGTGTCGGTTGACGAACTGCCGAGCGTAGAAGCCAAGAACAAAGAGCGCGATGCGCTGGCCCGTGCGATGGAAGAATTCCTCGCTAAAGGCGGCAAAGTGCAGGAAGTCGAGGCTAACGTGGTGGCAGATCCACCGAAGAAGCCGGATAACAAGTACGGCAGCCGGCCTATCTAA
- a CDS encoding class I adenylate cyclase: protein MTRTHEIRPDLDEGIDRKVLAQLRARFLALNDGRMARAIEGLTPRQQSVLTLLPLFFHVNHPLLPGYVSGSTPAGLSNFEPDAQALAEAQRLTRTFSYKPRHGNPPRPIHGLYLMGSLGTLAQADQSDMDVWVCHAADLSENELAELRKKCQLLETWALSMGAEAHFFLIEPTRFIQGERDTQLSSEDCGTSQHYLLLDEFYRTAIWLAGRTPIWWLVPVYEETRYAEFTHALISKRFIRADETLDLGHLAHIPPGEFIGAGLWQLFKGIESPYKSVLKLLLTEVYASEHPKVQCLSLRFKRAVFANQMDLDELDPYIVVYRRIEEYLKTRNEPERLELVRRSLYLKVNRKLSAGQRSSGWQRLLLERLANEWGWDQRQLALLDSRSQWKVRQVASERRALVNELNYSYRFLTQFARTEQTVSLINKRDLNVLGRRLYAAFERKAGKVEFINPGIAPDLAEDTLTLVQSPNRKEPGQHHWGLYNGSLTALEWEHFAPIKRSRDLLEMLTWCHRNGVIDSSTRLALHPGTSDMTEFELFNLLGSLQQTVVLPLASVDEERLLRSAVPEEVLLLINVGVDPLKHHRDLNILMTTERTDSLSYAGVRENLVLTLDQVTVNSWNEVMVSRYDGLHALLDCLRDYLNQLPANHLPRLRVRCFCHNRAQFIAQRVEEIFDTAQNLLLGQENHRYLVQVQQHYHVMELTPGQANHVSLATQDALITYLSEELASYSPLHLDTMALEDHDLALLLPMGLPDCVQVFYRINEGIAELYVLDEFNALWQQRLPFHDEQSLLVPLQRFLQSIIYRRDALLPLDPQQPLGAVQILYYQLLPSGSGRARRAEPRPAPQTPANKPFYDVQAIIGKAAPGQVGITLYCNQREFSELEFGDQLFAVVAHEIVGQRREAERYRCYITDLDLSGLLGDVQSPSNLYLRYKADLELALNEALGQV, encoded by the coding sequence ATGACCCGCACCCACGAAATCCGCCCCGACCTGGACGAAGGCATCGACCGCAAGGTGCTGGCCCAGCTGCGCGCGCGGTTTCTGGCACTGAACGACGGGCGCATGGCCCGAGCCATTGAAGGGCTGACGCCACGCCAGCAAAGCGTACTGACGCTGCTGCCGCTGTTTTTCCACGTCAATCACCCGCTGCTGCCGGGCTATGTGTCGGGCAGCACGCCGGCCGGCCTGTCGAACTTTGAGCCCGACGCCCAAGCCTTGGCCGAGGCCCAGCGCCTGACCCGCACGTTTTCCTACAAGCCCCGTCACGGCAACCCGCCGCGACCGATTCACGGGCTGTACCTGATGGGCAGCCTGGGCACGCTGGCCCAGGCCGATCAAAGCGATATGGACGTGTGGGTCTGCCACGCTGCCGACCTCAGCGAGAACGAACTGGCCGAGTTGCGCAAGAAATGCCAGCTGCTGGAAACCTGGGCCCTGAGCATGGGCGCCGAGGCGCACTTCTTCCTGATCGAGCCGACGCGGTTTATCCAGGGCGAGCGCGACACGCAACTGAGCTCCGAAGACTGCGGGACCAGCCAGCATTACCTGCTACTGGACGAGTTCTATCGCACCGCGATCTGGCTGGCCGGGCGCACACCGATCTGGTGGCTGGTGCCGGTGTACGAAGAAACGCGCTACGCCGAATTCACCCATGCGCTGATCTCCAAGCGCTTTATCCGCGCCGACGAGACCCTCGACCTGGGCCACCTGGCGCACATTCCGCCGGGCGAATTTATCGGCGCCGGCCTGTGGCAGCTGTTCAAGGGCATCGAATCGCCCTACAAATCGGTACTCAAACTCCTGCTGACCGAGGTGTACGCCAGCGAGCACCCGAAGGTGCAGTGCCTGAGCCTGCGCTTCAAGCGCGCGGTGTTTGCCAACCAGATGGACCTGGACGAGCTCGACCCGTACATCGTGGTCTACCGCCGCATCGAGGAATACCTCAAAACCCGCAACGAGCCCGAGCGCCTGGAACTAGTCCGGCGCAGCCTGTACCTGAAGGTCAACCGCAAGCTCAGTGCCGGCCAGCGCTCATCCGGCTGGCAACGTTTGCTGCTGGAGCGCCTGGCCAATGAGTGGGGTTGGGATCAGCGCCAACTGGCCTTGCTGGATAGCCGCAGCCAATGGAAGGTCCGGCAAGTGGCCTCCGAGCGCCGCGCACTGGTCAACGAGCTTAACTACAGCTATCGCTTCCTGACCCAGTTTGCGCGTACCGAACAGACCGTCAGCCTGATCAACAAACGCGACCTCAATGTGCTTGGCCGCCGCCTGTATGCCGCGTTCGAGCGTAAGGCCGGCAAGGTCGAGTTCATCAACCCCGGCATCGCCCCGGACTTGGCCGAAGACACCCTGACCCTGGTGCAGTCGCCCAACCGCAAAGAGCCGGGCCAGCACCATTGGGGCCTCTACAACGGCAGCCTGACTGCCCTGGAATGGGAGCACTTTGCGCCGATCAAGCGCAGCCGCGACCTGCTGGAAATGCTCACCTGGTGTCACCGCAACGGCGTGATCGACAGCAGCACCCGCCTGGCTTTGCATCCTGGCACCAGTGACATGACCGAATTCGAGCTGTTCAACCTGCTGGGCAGCCTGCAACAGACCGTCGTCCTGCCCTTGGCCAGCGTGGATGAGGAACGCCTGCTGCGCTCGGCGGTGCCCGAGGAAGTGCTGTTGCTGATCAACGTCGGCGTCGACCCGCTCAAGCACCACCGCGACCTGAACATCCTGATGACCACCGAGCGCACCGACTCCCTGAGTTACGCGGGCGTGCGGGAAAACCTGGTGCTGACCCTGGACCAGGTCACCGTCAACAGCTGGAACGAGGTGATGGTCAGCCGCTACGACGGCCTCCACGCGTTGCTCGACTGCCTGCGCGACTACCTCAATCAATTGCCGGCCAATCACTTGCCGCGGTTGCGCGTGCGTTGCTTCTGCCACAACCGCGCGCAATTCATTGCCCAGCGCGTGGAAGAGATCTTCGACACCGCGCAAAACCTGCTGCTGGGCCAGGAAAACCACCGCTACCTGGTGCAGGTGCAACAGCACTATCACGTGATGGAACTGACGCCCGGCCAGGCCAACCACGTGTCACTGGCAACCCAGGACGCGCTGATCACCTACCTCAGCGAAGAACTGGCCAGCTACAGCCCGTTGCACCTGGACACCATGGCCCTGGAAGACCACGACCTGGCGCTGTTGCTGCCCATGGGCCTGCCCGACTGCGTGCAAGTGTTCTACCGGATCAACGAGGGGATTGCCGAGCTGTACGTGCTGGATGAATTCAACGCGCTGTGGCAGCAGCGCTTGCCGTTTCACGACGAGCAAAGCCTGTTGGTGCCATTGCAGCGCTTCTTGCAGTCGATCATTTATCGCCGCGACGCGCTGCTGCCGCTGGACCCGCAGCAGCCGCTTGGCGCGGTGCAAATCCTGTATTACCAGCTGTTGCCGTCGGGCAGTGGCCGCGCGCGCCGGGCCGAACCACGCCCGGCGCCGCAAACCCCGGCCAACAAGCCGTTCTACGACGTGCAGGCGATTATCGGCAAGGCCGCACCGGGCCAGGTGGGCATCACCTTGTACTGCAATCAACGGGAGTTTTCCGAGCTGGAATTTGGCGACCAACTGTTTGCGGTGGTCGCCCATGAAATCGTCGGGCAACGCCGGGAGGCCGAACGTTACCGCTGCTACATCACCGATCTGGACCTGTCTGGCCTGCTCGGTGATGTTCAAAGCCCGAGCAATCTGTACCTGCGCTACAAGGCTGATCTGGAACTGGCGCTCAACGAGGCGCTGGGCCAGGTTTAG
- a CDS encoding DUF484 family protein, translating to MTDKPQVPAKASPSESLEAAAVAAYLEANPDFFVEHEELLPALRIPHQRGDTVSLVERQMKILRERNIEMRHRLSQLMDVARDNDRLFDKTRRLVLTLMDAASLEEAVIAVEDSLRQDFQVPFVSLILFSDNPMPVGRWVSGSDAQTAIGGLLCEGKTISGTLREHELDFLFGAEQRQQIGSTAVVALSHQGLHGVLAIASRDPQHYKSSVGTLFLSYIAEVLGRVLPRFTTALRAVR from the coding sequence ATGACTGATAAGCCTCAAGTACCCGCGAAAGCATCCCCAAGCGAAAGTCTGGAGGCCGCAGCTGTTGCGGCGTATCTGGAGGCTAATCCGGACTTCTTCGTCGAACACGAGGAACTGCTGCCGGCCCTGCGTATTCCCCACCAGCGTGGCGATACCGTGTCGCTGGTGGAACGGCAGATGAAGATCCTGCGCGAGCGCAATATCGAGATGCGCCATCGGCTCTCGCAGCTGATGGACGTGGCCCGCGACAACGACCGCCTGTTCGACAAGACCCGCCGCCTGGTGCTGACCCTGATGGACGCCGCCAGCCTGGAAGAGGCAGTGATTGCCGTCGAAGACAGCCTGCGCCAGGACTTCCAGGTGCCTTTTGTCAGCCTGATCCTGTTCAGCGACAACCCGATGCCGGTGGGTCGCTGGGTCAGCGGCAGCGATGCCCAGACCGCCATCGGCGGCCTGCTCTGCGAAGGCAAGACCATCAGCGGCACCTTGCGTGAGCATGAGCTGGACTTCCTGTTTGGCGCCGAGCAGCGCCAGCAGATCGGCTCCACGGCCGTGGTCGCCCTGAGTCATCAAGGGCTGCATGGCGTGCTGGCCATCGCCAGCCGTGATCCGCAGCACTACAAAAGCTCGGTGGGCACGCTGTTCCTGAGCTACATCGCCGAAGTGCTGGGCCGCGTGCTGCCACGCTTCACCACTGCATTGCGCGCGGTGCGCTAG
- the xerC gene encoding tyrosine recombinase XerC: MERQLDAYCAHLRSERQVSPHTLEAYRRDLNKVLAFCEKHHIGSWKALDIQGLRSLIARLHQQGQSSRSLARLLSAVRGLYHYLNREGLCDHDPANGLAPPKGERRLPKTLDADRALQLLDGAVEDDFLAHRDQAILELFYSSGLRLSELTGLNLEQLDLADGLVQVLGKGSKTRVLPVGKKAREALLLWLPLRALANPADDAVFISQQGRRLGPRAIQVRVKAAGERELGQNLHPHMLRHSFASHLLESSQDLRAVQELLGHSDIKTTQIYTHLDFQHLATVYDSAHPRAKRIKGSDS, from the coding sequence ATGGAACGACAACTGGACGCCTACTGCGCTCACCTGCGCAGCGAGCGCCAGGTGTCGCCGCATACCCTGGAAGCCTACCGGCGGGACTTGAACAAGGTCCTGGCGTTTTGCGAAAAACACCACATCGGTAGTTGGAAGGCTCTGGATATCCAGGGCTTGCGCAGCCTGATCGCCCGTCTGCACCAGCAAGGCCAATCTTCCCGCAGCCTGGCGCGCCTGCTGTCGGCGGTGCGCGGCCTCTATCACTACCTGAACCGCGAAGGCCTGTGCGACCACGACCCGGCCAACGGCCTGGCGCCGCCCAAGGGCGAACGACGCCTGCCCAAGACTCTCGACGCGGATCGTGCCCTGCAATTGCTCGATGGCGCCGTGGAAGATGACTTCCTGGCCCACCGCGACCAGGCGATCCTCGAACTGTTCTATTCCTCGGGCCTGCGCCTGTCAGAGCTGACCGGGCTTAATCTTGAGCAACTGGACCTCGCCGATGGCCTGGTGCAAGTGCTCGGCAAAGGCAGCAAGACCCGCGTATTACCAGTGGGCAAAAAGGCCCGCGAAGCCTTGCTGCTGTGGTTGCCACTGCGTGCGCTGGCCAACCCGGCGGACGACGCGGTGTTTATCAGCCAGCAAGGCCGTCGCCTCGGGCCGCGGGCCATTCAAGTGCGGGTCAAGGCGGCGGGTGAGCGCGAGCTGGGGCAAAACCTGCACCCGCACATGCTCCGGCACTCCTTTGCCAGCCATTTGCTGGAGTCGTCCCAGGACCTGCGCGCGGTGCAGGAACTGCTGGGCCACTCCGATATCAAGACCACCCAGATCTACACCCACCTGGACTTCCAGCACCTGGCGACGGTGTACGACAGCGCCCATCCACGGGCCAAACGCATTAAGGGCAGTGACTCATGA
- the lptM gene encoding LPS translocon maturation chaperone LptM: MKRLISSLAALVAVACLVSACGQKGPLYLPDDSKDPNEQAQSSQTKAHKHDSY; the protein is encoded by the coding sequence ATGAAGCGCCTGATCTCTTCCCTTGCTGCGCTCGTCGCGGTCGCTTGCCTCGTTAGTGCCTGTGGTCAAAAAGGCCCGCTGTATCTGCCCGATGACAGCAAAGACCCGAATGAACAGGCGCAATCGTCGCAAACCAAAGCGCATAAGCACGACTCCTACTAA
- the dapF gene encoding diaminopimelate epimerase translates to MLLRFTKMHGLGNDFMVLDLVSQHAHILPKHAKLWGDRHTGVGFDQLLLVEAPSNPEVDFRYRIFNSDGSEVEQCGNGARCFARFVLDKRLTAKRQIRVETKSGIIELDIRSDGQIGVNMGAPRLVPADIPFQAAEQALSYAVDVDGKTVNLAAVSMGNPHAVLRVDDINSAPVHELGPKIENHPRFPARVNVGFLQVIDRSRAQLRVWERGAGETQACGTGACAAAVAAISQGWMDSPLLIDLPGGRLSIEWTGPGQPVKMTGPATRVYEGQVRL, encoded by the coding sequence ATGTTGCTGCGTTTTACCAAGATGCACGGGCTGGGCAATGACTTCATGGTCCTGGACCTGGTCAGCCAGCACGCGCACATCCTGCCCAAGCACGCAAAACTGTGGGGCGACCGCCACACCGGTGTCGGCTTCGACCAGTTGCTGCTGGTGGAAGCACCGAGCAACCCGGAAGTGGATTTCCGTTACCGGATCTTCAACTCCGACGGCTCCGAAGTGGAACAGTGCGGCAATGGTGCCCGCTGTTTCGCCCGCTTTGTGCTGGACAAGCGCCTGACCGCCAAGCGGCAGATTCGCGTCGAGACCAAGAGCGGCATCATTGAGCTGGATATTCGCAGCGACGGCCAGATCGGCGTCAACATGGGCGCTCCACGGCTGGTGCCGGCGGACATTCCGTTCCAGGCCGCCGAGCAAGCGCTGAGTTACGCCGTTGACGTGGACGGCAAGACCGTCAACCTGGCCGCTGTGTCGATGGGCAACCCCCATGCCGTGCTGCGGGTGGATGACATCAACAGCGCACCGGTTCACGAACTGGGACCGAAGATCGAAAACCACCCGCGCTTTCCGGCGCGGGTTAATGTGGGTTTCCTGCAGGTCATCGACCGTTCTCGTGCGCAGTTGCGCGTCTGGGAACGCGGTGCCGGCGAAACCCAGGCCTGCGGTACCGGTGCATGCGCCGCTGCCGTAGCCGCGATCAGCCAGGGGTGGATGGATTCGCCGCTGCTGATCGACCTGCCCGGCGGACGTCTGTCCATCGAATGGACAGGCCCTGGCCAACCGGTGAAAATGACCGGCCCGGCCACCCGCGTCTACGAAGGACAGGTCCGTCTATGA